The Stratiformator vulcanicus genome has a segment encoding these proteins:
- the ahcY gene encoding adenosylhomocysteinase: MSATAALPYKVKDLALAELGRKEIELAEVEMPGLMALREKYGESKPLKGARIAGCLHMTVQTAVLIETLIELGAEVRWSSCNIFSTQDSAAAAMAAEDIPVFAWKGMNEEEFDWCIEQTIFWPDGQPLNMILDDGGDLTVMVHEKYPELLERIKGITEETTTGVHRLHAMSKQGKLGCPAINVNDSVTKSKFDNLYGCRESLADGIKRATDIMIAGKEVVVCGYGDVGKGCADAMDGLGARVVVTEVDPICALQAAMEGFQVLPMEEAAPRGDIFVTTTGCVDVICGDHMDEMKHNAIVCNIGHFDNEIQVAYLNKREDIEKIRVKQDSDVGGPVDKYIYPDGKAILILAEGRLVNLGCATGHPSFVMSNSFTNQVVAQMELWENEDKYQKQVYVLPKKLDEEVAALHLEKIGVKLTKLTQEQADYLDVPVDGPFKPDYYRY, from the coding sequence ATGTCTGCGACAGCCGCGCTTCCCTACAAGGTCAAGGATTTGGCCCTGGCCGAACTCGGCCGAAAAGAGATTGAGCTCGCTGAGGTGGAAATGCCCGGCCTGATGGCACTCCGCGAGAAGTATGGCGAGTCAAAGCCGCTCAAAGGTGCCCGGATCGCCGGCTGCCTGCACATGACGGTTCAAACCGCCGTTCTGATTGAAACGCTGATCGAACTGGGGGCCGAAGTCCGTTGGTCGAGCTGCAATATCTTTTCGACGCAGGACTCAGCCGCGGCGGCGATGGCCGCTGAGGACATTCCCGTTTTTGCCTGGAAGGGCATGAACGAAGAGGAGTTCGACTGGTGCATTGAGCAGACGATCTTCTGGCCCGATGGTCAGCCGCTCAACATGATCCTGGACGACGGCGGCGACCTCACCGTGATGGTCCACGAGAAGTACCCGGAGCTTCTCGAAAGGATTAAGGGAATCACTGAAGAAACGACGACCGGTGTGCATCGCCTGCATGCGATGAGCAAGCAGGGCAAGCTCGGCTGCCCGGCCATCAACGTCAACGACTCGGTGACCAAGAGCAAGTTCGACAACCTTTACGGTTGTCGCGAATCGCTGGCCGACGGCATCAAGCGAGCCACCGATATTATGATCGCCGGCAAAGAGGTTGTCGTTTGCGGCTACGGCGACGTCGGGAAAGGCTGCGCCGATGCAATGGACGGGCTCGGTGCCCGAGTGGTCGTGACCGAAGTCGATCCCATTTGTGCCCTGCAGGCTGCGATGGAAGGCTTTCAGGTCTTGCCGATGGAAGAAGCCGCGCCGCGTGGCGATATCTTCGTCACGACGACCGGCTGCGTCGACGTGATCTGTGGAGATCATATGGACGAGATGAAGCACAACGCGATCGTGTGCAACATCGGTCACTTTGACAACGAGATTCAGGTCGCTTACCTGAATAAACGAGAAGACATCGAAAAGATCCGGGTCAAGCAGGACTCCGATGTCGGCGGTCCGGTCGACAAGTATATTTATCCGGACGGCAAGGCCATTTTGATTCTCGCCGAAGGTCGGCTGGTGAACCTCGGCTGCGCGACCGGCCACCCGTCGTTCGTGATGTCGAACAGCTTTACGAACCAGGTCGTTGCCCAAATGGAACTTTGGGAAAACGAAGACAAGTATCAAAAGCAGGTCTACGTCCTGCCGAAAAAGCTCGACGAAGAAGTTGCGGCCCTGCACCTCGAGAAGATCGGCGTGAAGCTGACCAAGCTGACGCAGGAACAAGCCGATTACCTCGACGTTCCGGTCGATGGTCCTTTCAAGCCGGACTACTACCGGTACTAA
- the metF gene encoding methylenetetrahydrofolate reductase [NAD(P)H], which yields MRIAEMYRDGGFGLSIEIFPPKTEVGENNLKRTLQRVRHFEPKFISCTYGAGGTTRGKTLEWCRTIIEECNLPATAHFTCVGSTREELLQWLEEAAEVGVQNIMALRGDAPQGQDKFEAIEGGCAYANELVELIRANHPEFGIGVAGYPEKHLEAPSLDVDLQNLKRKVDAGADAIFTQLFFVNDSFFRFRDQARAVGIDRPMIAGIMPITSFERIKKITAMCGAIFPVDLAKSLESVKDDDEAQFEIGVDHAIKQCRELIEAGIPGIHFYVLNKSQAAERILGALDVAPAIPAGV from the coding sequence ATGCGTATCGCAGAGATGTATCGAGACGGCGGCTTCGGGTTATCGATCGAGATATTCCCGCCGAAGACCGAGGTCGGTGAAAATAATCTGAAGCGGACCTTGCAACGCGTCCGGCATTTCGAGCCGAAATTCATCTCCTGTACGTACGGTGCTGGAGGGACGACCCGGGGTAAGACGCTCGAGTGGTGTCGGACGATCATTGAAGAGTGCAACTTGCCGGCAACCGCTCACTTCACCTGCGTCGGATCGACGCGAGAGGAACTTCTGCAGTGGCTGGAGGAAGCCGCCGAGGTTGGCGTTCAGAACATCATGGCCCTCCGCGGAGACGCACCGCAGGGCCAGGACAAATTTGAAGCCATCGAAGGCGGATGCGCCTATGCGAACGAACTCGTCGAACTAATTCGGGCAAATCACCCCGAGTTCGGCATCGGCGTCGCCGGCTACCCCGAGAAGCATCTCGAAGCCCCGAGTCTCGATGTCGACCTCCAAAATCTCAAACGCAAGGTCGATGCTGGTGCGGACGCGATCTTTACCCAGTTGTTCTTTGTCAACGACAGCTTCTTTCGCTTCCGCGATCAGGCGCGAGCAGTGGGGATCGACAGGCCGATGATCGCCGGCATCATGCCGATCACCAGTTTTGAGCGCATCAAGAAGATTACTGCGATGTGCGGCGCAATCTTTCCCGTTGACCTGGCGAAGTCGCTCGAGTCGGTCAAAGACGATGACGAGGCGCAATTCGAGATCGGCGTCGATCACGCGATTAAACAGTGCCGCGAATTGATTGAAGCCGGAATCCCGGGCATTCACTTCTATGTGCTGAATAAATCGCAGGCAGCCGAACGCATTCTCGGAGCCCTCGATGTCGCCCCGGCTATCCCGGCCGGAGTCTAA